A section of the Oncorhynchus tshawytscha isolate Ot180627B linkage group LG09, Otsh_v2.0, whole genome shotgun sequence genome encodes:
- the phospho1 gene encoding probable phosphatase phospho1 isoform X2 has translation MAANSATPPSDRRFLIIFDFDETIVNESSDDVVVQAAPGQNLPAWLKDTYRPGHYNEYMQRVLAYMAEKGVPESAIRSVIEKIPASPGMLALFQFLRHRPPQDFEVVLVSDANTFFIESWLRRVGARQLFVKIFTNPATFDKDGRLVLRPFHSHSCLRCPENMCKQVILRDYVMRRTQERGRPFQRVFYVGDGANDFCPSLILGPRDTAFARRDYPMHRLITEIHEARPGEFKAVTVPWASGDDVVERLRKHAEEK, from the coding sequence ATGGCCGCCAACTCAGCAACACCCCCCTCTGACAGGCGCTTCCTCATCATCTTCGACTTTGACGAGACCATTGTGAATGAGAGCAGTGATGATGTGGTGGTGCAGGCAGCACCAGGGCAGAACCTCCCCGCCTGGCTGAAGGACACATACCGGCCGGGCCACTACAACGAGTACATGCAGCGCGTGCTAGCCTACATGGCAGAGAAGGGCGTGCCCGAGAGCGCCATCCGCTCTGTCATCGAGAAGATCCCCGCTTCTCCCGGCATGCTGGCCCTGTTCCAGTTCCTCCGCCACCGCCCCCCGCAGGACTTTGAGGTGGTTCTGGTGTCTGATGCCAACACCTTCTTCATCGAGTCCTGGCTCCGCCGCGTTGGGGCCCGCCAGCTCTTCGTCAAGATCTTCACCAACCCTGCCACCTTCGACAAGGATGGCCGGCTGGTGCTGCGCCCCTTCCACTCTCACAGCTGCCTGCGCTGCCCGGAGAACATGTGCAAGCAGGTGATCTTGAGGGACTATGTGATGAGGCGGACGCAGGAGCGTGGGCGGCCGTTCCAGAGGGTATTTTACGTGGGCGATGGGGCCAACGACTTCTGCCCGTCACTGATCCTGGGCCCCCGGGACACGGCGTTCGCCCGGCGGGACTACCCCATGCACCGGCTGATCACTGAGATCCACGAGGCCAGGCCGGGGGAGTTCAAGGCTGTCACTGTGCCATGGGCCAGTGGGGATGATGTGGTGGAGCGACTCAGGAAGCACGCAGAGGAGAAATAA
- the LOC112258601 gene encoding 116 kDa U5 small nuclear ribonucleoprotein component → METDLYDEFGNYIGPELDSDEDDDLETDDRDADEADEDEDDEPADADEDVPGMEVVLHEDKKYYPTAEEVYGPEVETLVQEEDAQPLTEPIIKPVRNKQFTLMEQELPSTVYDMEFLADLMDSPELIRNVTLCGHLHHGKTCFVDCLIEQTHPEIRKRDDMDLRYTDILFTEQERGVGIKSTPVTMVLPDSRGKSFLFNIMDTPGHVNFSDEVTSGIRLSDGIVLFIDAAEGVMLNTERLIKHAVQERLAITICINKVDRLIVELKLPPTDAYYKLRHIVDEVNAMLSTYSTDENLVVSPLLGNVCFASSQYCVCFTLGSFAKIYSDTYGDINYTEFAKRLWGDIYFNPKTRRFTKKAPTSNSQRSFVEFVLEPLYKILSQVVGDCDTSLPRVLDELGIHLVKEELKLNIRPLLRLVCKRFFGEFTGFVDMCVQHIPSPQGGAKNKIEHSYTGGLDSDLGEAMAECDPDGPLMCHTTKMYSTEDGVQFHAFGRVLSGTIQAGQPVKVLGENYTLEDEEDSQVCTVGRLWINVARYQIEVNRVPAGNWVLIEGCDQPIVKTATITEPRGNEEAQIFRPLKFNTASVIKIAVEPVNPSELPKMLDGLRKVNKSYPSLTTKVEESGEHVILGTGELYLDCVMHDLRKMYSEIDIKVADPVVTFCETVVETSSLKCFAETPNKKNKITMIAEPLEKGLAEDIENEVVQITWNRKKLGEFFQTKYDWDLLAARSIWAFGPDTTGPNILVDDTLPSEVDKALLGSVKDSIIQGFQWGTREGPLCDEPIRNVKFKILDAVIAQEPLHRGGGQVIPTARRVVYSAFLMATPRLMEPYYFVEVQAPADCVSAVYTVLARRRGHVTQDAPIPGSPLYTIKAFIPAIDSFGFETDLRTHTQGQAFSLSVFHHWQIVPGDPLDKSIVIRPLEPQPAPHLAREFMIKTRRRKGLSEDVSISKFFDDPMLLELAKQDVVLNYPM, encoded by the exons ATGGAGACGGATCTGTATGACGAGTTTGGGAACTACATTGGTCCAGAACTAGACTCTGACGAGGATGATGATCTGGAGACGGATGACAGAGATGCGGATGAG gctgatgaggatgaggatgatgagcCGGCTGATGCTGATGAAGATGTCCCAGGAATGGAGGTAGTTCTGCACGAGGATAAGAAATACTATCCTACAGCAGAGGAAGTGTACGGGCCGGAGGTGGAAACTTTAGTCCAGGAAGAGGACGCACAGCCCCTCACAG aACCCATCATCAAGCCTGTAAGGAACAAGCAGTTCACTCTGATGGAACAGGAGCTACCTTCCACTGTTTATGACATGGA GTTCCTGGCTGACCTAATGGACAGTCCCGAGCTGATCCGTAACGTCACCCTGTGTGGCCACCTGCACCACGGCAAG ACGTGTTTCGTGGACTGCCTGATTGAACAGACACACCCAGAGATCAGGAAGAGAGATGACATGGAT CTCCGTTACACAGATATCCTGTTCACTGAACAGGAG CGAGGGGTTGGTATCAAGAGCACCCCTGTCACAATGGTTCTTCCAGACTCCAGAGGCAAATCCTTCCTCTTCAACATCATGGACACACCAG GCCACGTCAACTTTTCGGATGAGGTGACATCAGGCATCCGACTCTCCGACGGCATCGTGCTTTTCATCGACGCAGCAGAAGGG gtgATGTTAAACACAGAGCGTCTGATCAAGCACGCAGTCCAGGAGCGTCTGGCCATCACCATCTGCATCAATAAGGTGGACCGCCTCATCGTGGAGCTTAAGCTGCCCCCTACAGACGCCTACTACAAACTACGCCACATAGTGGACGAGGTCAACGCCATGCTCAG CACCTACTCTACAGACGAGAACCTGGTGGTGTCTCCTCTCCTGGGGAACGTGTGTTTCGCCAGCTCTCAGTACTGTGTTTGCTTCACCTTGGGCTCCTTCGCCAAGATCTACTCCGACACCTACG GTGACATCAACTACACAGAGTTTGCCAAGAGGCTGTGGGGAGACATTTATTTCAACCCCAAAAC GCGCAGGTTCACTAAGAAAGCCCCCACCAGTAACTCCCAGCGTAGCTTTGTGGAGTTTGTGTTGGAGCCTCTGTACAAGATCCTATCTCAG gtGGTGGGTGACTGTGACACGTCTCTGCCTCGGGTGCTGGATGAGTTGGGGATCCACCTGGTCAAAGAGGAGCTGAAGCTCAACATCAGACCTCTACTCAGGCTGGTCTGTAAGCGCTTCTTCGGAGAGTTCACTG GCTTTGTGGACATGTGCGTGCAGCACATCCCCTCACCACAGGGGGGTGCCAAGAATAAGATAGAGCACAGCTACACTGGAGGACTGGACTCAGACCTGGGGGAGGCCATGGCAGAATGCGACCCTGAT GGTCCTCTGATGTGCCACACCACTAAGATGTACAGTACTGAGGACGGGGTGCAGTTCCACGCGTTCGGCCGGGTGCTGAGCGGTACCATCCAGGCGGGCCAGCCAGTCAAGGTGCTGGGTGAGAACTACACTCTGGAGGACGAGGAGGACTCGCAGGTCTGCACGGTGGGACGCCTCTGGATCAACGTCGCCAG GTACCAGATAGAGGTGAACCGTGTGCCTGCTGGCAACTGGGTTCTCATTGAGGGCTGTGACCAGCCCATCGTCAAGACAGCCACCATCACCGAGCCCAGAGGGAACGAGGAAGCCCAGATCTTCCGGCCGCTCAAGTTCAACACTGCGTCTGTCATCAAGATCGCTGTGGAACCAGTCAACCCGTCAGAGCTGCCCAAGATGTTGGACGGACTGCGGAAGGTCAATAAGAGCTACCCATCCCTCACCACCAAGGTGGAGGAGTCAGGGGAACACGTTATCCTGGGTACTGGGGAACTCTACCTGGACTGTGTCATGCATGACCTGCGGAAGATGTACTCTGAGATCGACATCAAG gTGGCTGACCCCGTGGTGACCTTCTGTGAGACTGTAGTGGAGACGTCGTCTCTCAAGTGCTTTGCCGAGACACCGAACAAGAA GAATAAGATCACCATGATTGCCGAGCCTCTGGAGAAGGGCCTGGCTGAGGACATAGAGAACGAGGTGGTGCAGATCACATGGAACAG AAAGAAGCTGGGAGAGTTTTTCCAGACCAAGTATGACTGGGATCTGCTGGCTGCCAGGTCTATCTGGGCCTTTGGGCCCGACACCACCGGGCCTAACATCCTGGTAGATGACACCCTGCCTTCTGAG GTGGACAAGGCTCTGCTGGGCTCGGTTAAGGACAGCATCATCCAGGGCTTCCAGTGGGGCACCAGGGAGGGGCCTCTGTGTGACGAAC CTATCAGAAACGTGAAGTTTAAGATCCTGGATGCGGTCATAGCGCAGGAGCCTCtacacagaggaggaggacaggtcaTCCCCACAGCCAGGAGAGTGGTGTACTCTGCCTTCCTCATG GCCACCCCCAGGTTGATGGAGCCCTATTACTTTGTCGAGGTCCAGGCCCCAGctgactgtgtgtctgctgtgtacACAGTACTGGCCAGACGGAG AGGTCATGTGACCCAGGACGCCCCCATCCCCGGGTCTCCCCTCTACACCATCAAGGCCTTCATCCCAGCCATCGACTCGTTTGGCTTTGAGACTgacctgagaacacacacacagggccaggcCTTCTCCCTGTCCGTCTTCCACCACTGGCAG ATTGTCCCTGGTGACCCTCTGGACAAGAGCATTGTGATCAGGCCGCTGGAGCCCCAGCCTGCCCCTCACCTGGCAAGAGAGTTCATGATCAAGACACGCCGGCGCAAG GGTCTGAGTGAGGATGTGAGCATCAGCAAGTTCTTTGATGACCCTATGTTGTTGGAGCTGGCCAAGCAGGACGTGGTGCTCAACTACCCCATGTGA
- the phospho1 gene encoding probable phosphatase phospho1 isoform X1: MNCFGSPPGEDVTPPRSRRSANNMAANSATPPSDRRFLIIFDFDETIVNESSDDVVVQAAPGQNLPAWLKDTYRPGHYNEYMQRVLAYMAEKGVPESAIRSVIEKIPASPGMLALFQFLRHRPPQDFEVVLVSDANTFFIESWLRRVGARQLFVKIFTNPATFDKDGRLVLRPFHSHSCLRCPENMCKQVILRDYVMRRTQERGRPFQRVFYVGDGANDFCPSLILGPRDTAFARRDYPMHRLITEIHEARPGEFKAVTVPWASGDDVVERLRKHAEEK; the protein is encoded by the coding sequence ATGAACTGCTTTGGCTCTCCCCCAGGCGAGGACGTTACCCCCCCACGTTCCAGACGCTCTGCAAACAACATGGCCGCCAACTCAGCAACACCCCCCTCTGACAGGCGCTTCCTCATCATCTTCGACTTTGACGAGACCATTGTGAATGAGAGCAGTGATGATGTGGTGGTGCAGGCAGCACCAGGGCAGAACCTCCCCGCCTGGCTGAAGGACACATACCGGCCGGGCCACTACAACGAGTACATGCAGCGCGTGCTAGCCTACATGGCAGAGAAGGGCGTGCCCGAGAGCGCCATCCGCTCTGTCATCGAGAAGATCCCCGCTTCTCCCGGCATGCTGGCCCTGTTCCAGTTCCTCCGCCACCGCCCCCCGCAGGACTTTGAGGTGGTTCTGGTGTCTGATGCCAACACCTTCTTCATCGAGTCCTGGCTCCGCCGCGTTGGGGCCCGCCAGCTCTTCGTCAAGATCTTCACCAACCCTGCCACCTTCGACAAGGATGGCCGGCTGGTGCTGCGCCCCTTCCACTCTCACAGCTGCCTGCGCTGCCCGGAGAACATGTGCAAGCAGGTGATCTTGAGGGACTATGTGATGAGGCGGACGCAGGAGCGTGGGCGGCCGTTCCAGAGGGTATTTTACGTGGGCGATGGGGCCAACGACTTCTGCCCGTCACTGATCCTGGGCCCCCGGGACACGGCGTTCGCCCGGCGGGACTACCCCATGCACCGGCTGATCACTGAGATCCACGAGGCCAGGCCGGGGGAGTTCAAGGCTGTCACTGTGCCATGGGCCAGTGGGGATGATGTGGTGGAGCGACTCAGGAAGCACGCAGAGGAGAAATAA